Within the Desulfatibacillum aliphaticivorans DSM 15576 genome, the region CGCCCGGCCGCAATCGCCGTTCATTGTCAGGCTCTGAAAATGATTCATGCGCCTGTTAGAGACGTCCATATGCCAGAAACCCAGGTTCCTGAAAAAATAAAAGAACGGCTTTATCCCGTGGTTCTGGACCTGTTTTCCTCCCAGGACTTCCATCAAGTGAATATGCGGGAAATCAGCCGCCGCACCGGGTTGAGCTCCAGCACCCTATATCGCTACTACCGGTCCAAGGAGACCATGGTCTTCGCCATTCTGGAAGACAAGATCTCCCAGATCAGCGACGGCGTGCAGGAGCATATCAAGGGATTGGAAAGCGCCCGGGAGATGATCCGGAAGAGCTTTTGGATCACCTTTGACTTTTATGATAACAATCCCGGCGTGGCCGTCACCGCGTTCATCACCGTGCCCATGCGCACCTGGATGCAGACCCCGGGGTACCGCAGCGAATCCACCAAGGATATCATCACGCAAATTATCGAACACGGAAAAGCCCGGGGTGAAATCCTGTCCGACGTCACGGTCTCCCAGGCCCTGGACCTGTATTACATGTTCTGTTACCGCCAGATCCACAAATGGTATTTTCACGGCCGCAAATGGAAGCTGGTGGACGCCATTCCCCGTTTTTTCGATTTGTTCTGGAGAGCCGTTTCCGGCGATTAGCTTGTTTATCCCAAATAGTCCAACAGGAATTGTTTTTGCGCGGGGGACAGGGCGGTGATGGGCCGGAGGGACCGGACCCGCCGGATGGCGGCCTCGCCGTCCAGGTTTTCCTTGCGGGCCAGCCAGGCGGCCAGGACCGTTCCTGTGCGGCCTCGGCCTTCCAGGCAATGGGCGGCGACGCCCACGCCCTGATCCAGGCAGTGGTCAATAAAATTCACGGCCAGTTCCAGGGTTTTCCTGCCTGGGGCTTCGTAATCGTCAATGGGGGCGTGCAGATGGAGAAATCCCGCGGCTGTATACTCCAGGCCCAGATAGTCTTCCTCCGTAAGGGTGAGTACGGCGCCGACGCCTTTTTCCCTCAAGGCGGCCAATGTGTCCTGAATTTTGGATTTCCAGGGTTCGCCCATGCCCGCTACGGGATAAGGCCCCAAAAGGCCGAACAGGATTTGATCCAGCAAAGGATGGGGCTGGCGAATCACTCCCATTCGTCCGCATCCATGACCCGGTACATGTCGTGCCCTTCACCGTCGGACAGGATTTTTATTACGATGTTTTTTGCTTCCAGAATTTTGTGAGCGTTGGTCAATTCGTCGGGCGTCCCATTCCACATTCCGATAATGTTCTTGGCGGACACGGTGGCGCCTCCGTCCACCAGGCCGCAGCACAACAAATACAGGGAGACAGCCTCCACCGGCAAATCCAGGGAAAAAATCCGCTGGTCCATGGTGCGGGAACTGTTTCCGGAATCCATATAAAACCTCCTGCAATGCATCCAAAAAGAGAATGATGGTTCAATTACGGTTCTTGACTTGCTTCCTGGCAACTATTATACATTTTTCGGCTTATGTCATGATTTTTTTTTAATATAACTCCTGAAAGGAGCCCTTGATTGATCGGCATATTCGACTCAGGAATCGGCGGCCTGACTGTGGCCAGGGCCGTCATGGAACTCTTTCCCCATCTTAACATCTGTTATTTCGGGGACACGGCGCGCACGCCTTACGGAACCAAAAGCAAGGATACGGTGACCCGCTACGCCGTGGAAAACACCCGCTTCCTGTTGGATCAAGGGGCCAAGATCATCGTGGTCGCCTGCAACACGGCCTCCGCCGTGGCCGTTCCCACGCTGCGGGAGCGATTCGACGTTCCGATTTTTGAGGTGATTTCTCCGGCCGTGGACATGGCCCTTTCCCTTGCCAAGGCCAAACGCATCGGCGTGATCGGCACCCGCGGGACCATCAACAGCGGCATTTACGAAAGGCTGATCAAGGAGCGCGACCCTGAACGCAAGGTTTTCAGCGAACCCTGCCCCTTGCTGGTATCCCTGGTGGAGGAGGGATGGCTCAAAAAACCGGAAACCCGCATGATTGTCAAAAAGTATCTCCACCCCCTCAAGGCGCAGCAAATCCAGTCCCTGATCCTGGGCTGCACCCACTATCCCATCCTTAAGCAACTCATCGCCCGCAAGATCGGCAAACGGGTGAAGATTGTGGACTCCTCCGAGGCCGTGAGCGTCAGCCTGAAGCGCTACCTGGACGACAACCCCCGGGTGATGGACGGCCTGTCAAAAGGGGGCGAGTCCGTGTTTCACGTTTCCGACGTCACCGCCCAGTTCGCCAAGACGGCTCAGCTCATCCTCAACAGACGGGTGGATTTGCAGCACGCCACGCCCTTGGAATGCTGATCGCCTATATAACCCATAGAAATTAAAATATATTTATAAGTATTTCGAAAAATATCTTTTTCTTCGCCATAGTGTCGCCTCATTCAAATAATTGCATTTCTGAATACGGAAACTTAGCTTTCTACATTTTTGTTAGTCGCCTTTGGCGCGTATATTGCATCTTTTCTCCGCGGAAATCAGGGAGGCCCTCCGCCCGGTATCGCCGAAGCAAAGTCCCCAATGATCCCGTGTTAATAAACACGAAACCTCTCATGTTGTCTTGTTGTTAAGTCATCCCTATCGGCGAGGTTAGAGCGAAGAGCTTTGTCAGTTGAAGTTTTGCACAAGAAACTTGAATTGAAACTTTGGCGACGAATGACAGGTTAGGAGAAAAAGATGACGGAAACTTTTGTTTACAAAGATGTTATTCTTCCGAAAAGACTGCAGGGCATCATCAATTGTATGGCTGACGTTGAAAGCTGCCGCGAAGAACTGGGTAAGTTAGGAAGTCAATGGGATTTATTGACTATTTTGGGGCAGATGGGCGGAACCCGCACCGACATGACCGGCATTCGCATGGCATTTCAGGATCTCACCGTGGAATTGCTTAGCCAGCTCGGTCTGGAGTCGCTTAAAAAGACAGTTCAGGACATCAGCGCTAAAGCGCAGGTTGTGGTTGATATCGTCATCCGCAACTTATTTGAAAGAACGGCGGACATCGGCTTTCTGGCAACGGACGATGATATCAGGGATTTTCTAAGCGAAATCAAACTGTTTAAAGCAAAGGACGAGGGCGCCAGCCATGATCGGCGCAAGCACACCGCCGCTATTGTGAAACGCTTTGAGGAGTACGTCGCCAAATACTCCGTCTATTTTGACATCGTGCTGTTGGATACGGAAGGCCGAGTGGTCGCCCGCCTGGATGAAATGCAGAAGGTTGAGCAGTCAAAAGACCCTCTCATTCGCGAAGCCCTGTGTACAACCGGAGATTACGTGGAAATTTTTCGTGCGACGGACCTTCTTCCCAATGCCGGCGATTCACTTGTTTATGCGTACCGGGTGACGCAAAACAATGACGCGGGCTCACGGGCTCTTGGCGTGCTGGCGCTCTGCTTCCGGTTTCAAAATGAAATGGACGGCGTTTTTAAAAATTTAAAAAGCGAGGACGACTGGGCCGTCATAACGCTGTTGGACAAGGAAGGCAAGGTCATTGCTAGTTCGGATGGATGGCACGTCCCCATTGGGGCGACAATGGAATTGGCTTTGGACGCGGAATACCGCATTGTCCCTTTCGCCGGTCGTCAATATCTTGCCAAAACCTGTCAAACCAAAGGATATGAAGGATTCTTTGGGCTTGGCTGGCTGGGGCACGTCATGCTCCCCCTTGACCACGCTTTTGACCAGTCCGGCGATTCGGACCTGAAACAGCGTGTGGAAGAAACAATTCTTGAGGCCGTGATGAGCGACCCCCAGCTGTTTTCCGAGGAGCTCCGCGGCATTCCCATCCAGGCTGACCAAATACAGTCAGAGCTGGAGCGGACCGTATGGAACGGCAACGTATGCGAAAGCGACTCCTCGTCAAAAGTGCTTCTCTGGAACATATCCCGAGCCGGATCCCGCACAAAGGCGGTGTTTGAGGAGTCCATCGGAAACCTGCATGAAACCGTGGTTTCGGCCATCCTCGGCGACGTGGAGTTCCAGGCGGCCCTGGGAGTCGATATCATGGATCGCAATCTTTACGAACGGGCCAACGATTGCAGGTGGTGGGCTCTTACGTCGGCTTTTCGGCGTCTGCTCGCCAAACCCCAGGTGGAAGCCGGGGACAGAAGAAAAATATCCGAAATACTGCAGTACATCAATGGGCTCTATACCGTTTACACAAACCTCTTCGTCTACGACTCCCGCGGCAGGATCCTCGCCGTATCAAATCCGGCGGAAGAAGAAATCGTTGACTCAATTCTCAGTGAAAAATGGGTCGCACAAACCCTCTCGCTGCGCAACAGCCAGCGATACAGCGTGTCTCCTTATGAAAAAACGGATCTTTACAACGGGCGCCATACCTATGTCTACGGAGCGTCCATCACGGATCTCAATGATCCTTCCCGCGTACTGGGCGGAATCGGCATTGTCTTTGACAGCGAACCGCAGTTTGAAGCCATGCTCAAGGATTCCCTGCCCAGAAACAATAGGGACGAGATCAGCAAAGGCTGTCTCGGCATCTTCGCCGATCGCAATCAAACGATCATCAGCTCCACTGACCCGGCCCATACTGTCGGAGAAAAGCTGGACATCGAAGCTGAATTATTCTCCCTGCCTAACGGCGAAAAAACTTCCTGCATCCTAGAATACCGTGGGCAGTACTATGCGGTCGGCGCCTGCACCAGTTTCGGATACCGCGAATACAAAGTCAGCGACAGCTACCGGAACGACATCATCGGCCTGGTTTTTGTTCCCTTGGCTAAAGTTCAGGAGCCAAAAGCCGGAGCCGCGTTGAGGAGAGAGTTTGGAATGGACATTGGCCGCGCCCGAACCGGCGGGGAAGACTGCGTCGAAATGGCTACGTTTTATATTGGCGCCAAATGGCTGGGAGTCAACGCACAGTGCGTTGTAGAAGCTGTCAATTTTCAAGGCGTTTCAGCCATTCCGGGCGCCCATCCAATTGTTCGAGGCAAAATGTTGTACAATAATCATGTCATTCCGGTGCTCCTTATCCATTCCGAGCTCAGGGCCGCCAAACCCGCCGATGAATCATACTCAAGCGTTGTCGTCGTGCAATACATGGATGAAAACGACAAAAAGCAGCTTATCGGCATTGTTGTGGATTCCCTCGGCGAAATATCCGAGATAGACAAAAGCCGGATTGTGGACTCCCCCTCCTTATTTGACAGCAAGGGGCTGGCAAAGAGCGTGGTTAAGCCGGATCTCGGATCGGAATGCTCTGACATGTTCGTCGAACTCAACCTGGAGCGCTTGATAGAATGCCTCACGGAGGGCATCCCGGATGAACTGGCCGCTGAGTTTAATGAACTGAACGCTCAATTTCAGGCGTAAATGGAACGCGGAACGGAAGACGCACGGCTTATGGCAATAGGGGGAAGGCCCAAACCTCCCCCCTCTTGACTATTCTAATTCATCATGCGCGGTTCTGCGGGAGGCGTGACGTCCACCTGGGAGAGCAGCTTGAGCGACAAGCCCCAGCCCGCCCGTTCCGCGGCGTCGGCGATGAGCTTGCGGACCGAATGAAGCATGCTTTCCGCCAAAGCCAGGGTGACCGCCGGGCCTTCCTCGCCTTGCATAATCAGGACCTTTTTTCCATCCTCAGCCCTTTTGATTTGCATTTTGGTTATCAGGACCGGATTTTCGCCCAAAGGCGTGACCGTTTTTTCCTCATTCCGATACGGCGTGGAGAAATCCGCCGACGACAACGCCGCTTCCTCCTTGAACTGGCGCACAGCCTCCTGTTGGGATTGCTGAACCGCCGGATCGAATGGCTGATCCGCTTCCATGGCCTTTTCCAGCCCTTGCCACATTAGCTGGACAAATCGGCGGGTAAGCCACAGGCGGTATTCCGCCGCTCCTTCGGGCGTGGATGCATTCATGCGGAGCAGAAGCCGGTCTTCCGCGGGATCGTACTTGACGTTAATCTGGGTCGGGCCGCTCATGGGTCTTTATTGAGTCCTTCCTTTGCTCGTCAAACAGGCTCTATGCCGAAAAAGTCAGCACGGTGCCCGCCATATTGGTTATGTACGCCTGGGGCATTTCCTTTTCAAATGCCATGGCTGCGTTCCTGCCCGTGCAATGGGTCGGGATCACATAATCCGGGCTGAATTCCTTCATGGCCTGGATGGTGGGATCGATCAAAGGCGCTCCGGCCGGGCCGGAAAGATGAAATCCGCCCATGACGCAATGCACCTTGCTCACGCCGGTTACGTCTATGGCGTGTTTGACCGTGTTGATCACCCCGGAGTGGGCGCAACCGGTCAGGACCACCAGGCCTTTGCCTTTGAGGTTCATGACCAGGGCCGTATCGTCTTCTATCGGATCCAGCAGGTCTTCCCCGTTCTTTTCGTAATACATGGGGGATCCTTTTTCAAAATCCGTCACCCTGGGAACCTGGCCCAGAAAAAGCACGTCGCCGGAAACCAAAGACATGGGGCCGGCGCTTTCCACCGCGTTGAACCCGGAGTCCTTCACATAGTCCCTGGTGAGCACCGGCAGGGTGATCTTGAGTTCCGGCATGGGCATGACAAAGCGGCTGGTCTGAAAGGCCTCGGGATGAAGCACCAGGTCCAGGCCTTTGTCGCCGATCAGCCCGGCCATGGCTTTCATGCCGCCGAAATGGTCCATGTGCCCGTGGGAGAGACAGGCGACCTGTATATCAGAGAGGTCGCAATTGACGGCCTGGGCGTTTCTGGCCGCCACGTCTTCGCTCAGTCCAAAGTCAAAGAGCACGGAGCTCTTTTCCTCCCCCCGGAACGTGTTCACCACGGATGCAAATCCATGCTCCGCAAGCACGGAATTGGAAAAAACCATCCCCTTGATGGGCATGGCTCTGGTGACCACTTCGCTGTTGTCCATGGACAACAGATCCACAAAGTTGTCTTCCAGGGTGGTTATAACGACTTTATCCACTTCATTTAATTGAACCGCCATGTTCCGCCTCCTTGGTTTTGTCTCCCGGCTATCCAAAAGGGCT harbors:
- a CDS encoding chemotaxis protein CheW; protein product: MTETFVYKDVILPKRLQGIINCMADVESCREELGKLGSQWDLLTILGQMGGTRTDMTGIRMAFQDLTVELLSQLGLESLKKTVQDISAKAQVVVDIVIRNLFERTADIGFLATDDDIRDFLSEIKLFKAKDEGASHDRRKHTAAIVKRFEEYVAKYSVYFDIVLLDTEGRVVARLDEMQKVEQSKDPLIREALCTTGDYVEIFRATDLLPNAGDSLVYAYRVTQNNDAGSRALGVLALCFRFQNEMDGVFKNLKSEDDWAVITLLDKEGKVIASSDGWHVPIGATMELALDAEYRIVPFAGRQYLAKTCQTKGYEGFFGLGWLGHVMLPLDHAFDQSGDSDLKQRVEETILEAVMSDPQLFSEELRGIPIQADQIQSELERTVWNGNVCESDSSSKVLLWNISRAGSRTKAVFEESIGNLHETVVSAILGDVEFQAALGVDIMDRNLYERANDCRWWALTSAFRRLLAKPQVEAGDRRKISEILQYINGLYTVYTNLFVYDSRGRILAVSNPAEEEIVDSILSEKWVAQTLSLRNSQRYSVSPYEKTDLYNGRHTYVYGASITDLNDPSRVLGGIGIVFDSEPQFEAMLKDSLPRNNRDEISKGCLGIFADRNQTIISSTDPAHTVGEKLDIEAELFSLPNGEKTSCILEYRGQYYAVGACTSFGYREYKVSDSYRNDIIGLVFVPLAKVQEPKAGAALRREFGMDIGRARTGGEDCVEMATFYIGAKWLGVNAQCVVEAVNFQGVSAIPGAHPIVRGKMLYNNHVIPVLLIHSELRAAKPADESYSSVVVVQYMDENDKKQLIGIVVDSLGEISEIDKSRIVDSPSLFDSKGLAKSVVKPDLGSECSDMFVELNLERLIECLTEGIPDELAAEFNELNAQFQA
- a CDS encoding TetR/AcrR family transcriptional regulator, which produces MPETQVPEKIKERLYPVVLDLFSSQDFHQVNMREISRRTGLSSSTLYRYYRSKETMVFAILEDKISQISDGVQEHIKGLESAREMIRKSFWITFDFYDNNPGVAVTAFITVPMRTWMQTPGYRSESTKDIITQIIEHGKARGEILSDVTVSQALDLYYMFCYRQIHKWYFHGRKWKLVDAIPRFFDLFWRAVSGD
- a CDS encoding MBL fold metallo-hydrolase encodes the protein MAVQLNEVDKVVITTLEDNFVDLLSMDNSEVVTRAMPIKGMVFSNSVLAEHGFASVVNTFRGEEKSSVLFDFGLSEDVAARNAQAVNCDLSDIQVACLSHGHMDHFGGMKAMAGLIGDKGLDLVLHPEAFQTSRFVMPMPELKITLPVLTRDYVKDSGFNAVESAGPMSLVSGDVLFLGQVPRVTDFEKGSPMYYEKNGEDLLDPIEDDTALVMNLKGKGLVVLTGCAHSGVINTVKHAIDVTGVSKVHCVMGGFHLSGPAGAPLIDPTIQAMKEFSPDYVIPTHCTGRNAAMAFEKEMPQAYITNMAGTVLTFSA
- a CDS encoding protein-tyrosine phosphatase family protein; amino-acid sequence: MGVIRQPHPLLDQILFGLLGPYPVAGMGEPWKSKIQDTLAALREKGVGAVLTLTEEDYLGLEYTAAGFLHLHAPIDDYEAPGRKTLELAVNFIDHCLDQGVGVAAHCLEGRGRTGTVLAAWLARKENLDGEAAIRRVRSLRPITALSPAQKQFLLDYLG
- the murI gene encoding glutamate racemase, with the translated sequence MIGIFDSGIGGLTVARAVMELFPHLNICYFGDTARTPYGTKSKDTVTRYAVENTRFLLDQGAKIIVVACNTASAVAVPTLRERFDVPIFEVISPAVDMALSLAKAKRIGVIGTRGTINSGIYERLIKERDPERKVFSEPCPLLVSLVEEGWLKKPETRMIVKKYLHPLKAQQIQSLILGCTHYPILKQLIARKIGKRVKIVDSSEAVSVSLKRYLDDNPRVMDGLSKGGESVFHVSDVTAQFAKTAQLILNRRVDLQHATPLEC